A single window of uncultured Methanospirillum sp. DNA harbors:
- a CDS encoding PKD domain-containing protein: protein MNRFCSLEVLMIVLLGFLISITGQVSALNAQFMMKPVQGQAPLTVFFVDSSSGAPSDWRWDFGDGSTGEGRQIIHTYLQPGKYTVSMTVFDESGSDTSTLPDAIFVVNNPFYSSIPVVPGIKPSFMADFKVSTRSGTTPLQVQFTDLSSGDPTAWKWEFGDGDTDSVQNPVHIYTKPGTYPVSLSISKEGSTSSKEEKNYISVSEGQRAASMNTVTSNQTSEQASGTEYSQSSTSVPLQATGTPVSLTSASSATTTDSSSSGEKYSLLNRPLIDFYNKTQALFEFSPSGTQDLLTISTNPVTVKVGKPFVSVISGKPGEDVYIWIVVPENVADSDNPIIPFFEGNQSDIMRDYPTGPYQIGAYIPSGEGEGISLKSLIPTDSVYQGTTSYGQIRLNQTGKGIISWETTGTTPGKYFIRAESKSVEASSANIQTAAASLIVF from the coding sequence ATGAACAGGTTTTGTAGTCTGGAAGTACTGATGATTGTCCTGCTTGGATTTCTGATCAGTATAACTGGGCAGGTTTCAGCATTGAATGCACAGTTTATGATGAAACCTGTTCAGGGACAGGCCCCGCTTACGGTGTTCTTTGTCGATTCCTCTTCCGGGGCTCCATCGGACTGGCGTTGGGACTTTGGTGACGGTTCAACTGGAGAAGGAAGACAAATTATACACACTTACCTCCAGCCTGGGAAATACACGGTTTCAATGACCGTTTTTGATGAATCCGGTTCAGATACCAGTACTCTCCCTGATGCCATTTTTGTGGTGAATAATCCCTTTTACTCATCGATTCCTGTAGTACCTGGAATAAAACCATCCTTTATGGCAGATTTCAAGGTCAGTACACGATCCGGCACAACACCACTTCAGGTCCAGTTCACTGATCTCTCTAGTGGAGATCCAACTGCATGGAAATGGGAATTTGGAGACGGAGATACAGATTCTGTTCAGAATCCGGTTCACATCTATACAAAACCTGGAACTTATCCGGTCTCACTCTCGATCAGTAAAGAAGGAAGTACCAGTTCAAAGGAGGAGAAGAATTATATCTCTGTGTCTGAAGGGCAGAGAGCCGCTTCCATGAATACCGTAACTTCCAATCAGACCAGTGAGCAGGCATCTGGTACTGAATATTCTCAATCATCTACTTCTGTTCCTCTGCAGGCTACAGGAACTCCTGTATCTTTGACATCAGCCAGTTCTGCTACAACCACTGATTCATCTTCATCAGGTGAGAAGTACTCGTTGCTGAACAGGCCGCTGATCGACTTCTATAACAAAACTCAGGCATTATTTGAATTCAGCCCCTCTGGAACACAAGATCTCCTTACCATCAGTACAAACCCGGTAACAGTAAAGGTGGGAAAACCATTTGTATCTGTAATCTCCGGGAAACCCGGAGAAGATGTTTATATCTGGATTGTTGTCCCGGAGAATGTCGCAGATTCAGATAATCCGATCATCCCGTTTTTTGAAGGTAATCAGAGTGACATAATGAGAGATTATCCAACCGGTCCCTACCAGATAGGGGCGTATATTCCCTCCGGGGAAGGTGAGGGAATCTCCCTGAAATCTCTCATCCCAACTGATTCTGTCTATCAGGGGACTACTTCTTACGGGCAGATCAGGCTTAATCAAACCGGAAAAGGTATAATCTCATGGGAAACTACTGGTACAACTCCTGGAAAGTACTTCATCAGGGCAGAGTCAAAGAGTGTTGAGGCATCATCTGCAAATATACAGACTGCAGCCGCCTCATTAATTGTATTCTGA
- the comE gene encoding sulfopyruvate decarboxylase subunit beta, which yields MYEEQVARILHTEGIEYVVSLPCDRTKDLCMVLEDEFRYITISREEDGVGVCSGISLMNARCILQMQSSGLGNSLNALLTLPALYGLPLPILASWRGYYQEKIAAQIPFNEKIPDLLDLYGIAYTRILTPEDIHKIKDVINDAYEKRRPHVALISPQVWEGDAPAKRCQFQPRERRTSLTYTGEFKKPEMKRADAINTIAELLQNEFVVSNIGVPSKELYAARDRDRNFYMLGSYTQATPIGLGISLVTSDQVIVLDGDGSLLGTAILPVVTATNPKNLTIVCLDNGVYGSTGDQCSPAYQTIDLELIAKANGIIHTIKVHSAEELKAAWSSLPEGPRFIHVVIEPGNSTAPNISLSPHDIRNRFSTG from the coding sequence ATGTATGAGGAACAGGTTGCCCGGATTTTGCACACCGAAGGGATTGAGTATGTCGTCTCTCTCCCATGCGACAGGACAAAAGATCTTTGTATGGTACTTGAGGATGAGTTCAGGTACATTACCATCTCACGTGAAGAAGATGGAGTTGGTGTCTGTTCTGGTATCTCTCTCATGAATGCACGATGCATCCTTCAGATGCAGAGTTCAGGACTTGGTAATTCTCTCAATGCTCTTCTGACGCTGCCAGCGTTATATGGTCTTCCTCTCCCCATTCTTGCAAGCTGGCGGGGATACTATCAGGAGAAGATTGCAGCTCAGATCCCGTTTAACGAAAAGATTCCAGACCTTCTTGATCTCTATGGGATCGCGTATACACGAATTCTCACACCAGAAGACATCCACAAGATCAAAGATGTGATTAATGATGCATATGAGAAACGTCGGCCCCACGTTGCCCTGATATCTCCACAGGTCTGGGAGGGAGATGCCCCTGCTAAACGATGCCAGTTTCAACCACGAGAACGGCGAACATCCTTAACCTACACCGGTGAATTCAAAAAGCCGGAGATGAAGCGGGCAGATGCTATCAACACGATAGCAGAACTATTACAAAATGAGTTTGTTGTTTCAAACATCGGAGTCCCATCAAAGGAACTCTATGCTGCCCGGGATCGTGACAGAAATTTCTACATGCTTGGATCATACACCCAGGCGACACCAATCGGTCTCGGAATTTCCCTGGTAACCAGCGATCAGGTCATTGTACTTGATGGTGACGGTAGCCTGCTCGGAACTGCCATCCTCCCAGTTGTAACTGCCACAAATCCGAAAAATCTAACCATCGTGTGCCTTGACAACGGGGTATATGGAAGTACCGGAGACCAGTGCTCACCTGCATATCAGACGATTGATCTCGAACTAATTGCGAAGGCTAATGGAATTATTCATACAATAAAAGTACATTCAGCAGAAGAACTCAAAGCTGCCTGGAGTAGTCTTCCGGAGGGGCCCCGGTTTATTCACGTGGTTATTGAACCAGGCAATAGTACTGCACCAAATATTTCCCTCTCACCCCATGATATCAGGAACCGGTTTTCAACGGGATAG